Within the Streptomyces sp. YIM 121038 genome, the region CTGCTGCTGGATGAATTGTTCAAGCTGTACGACAACGGAGCGGATCCGCTCGCGCTGGCGCCGGTGACACCGTACGGGCAGTACCTGGCCTGGTTGAGCAGAACCGATCGAGACGCTGCGAGCACCGCATGGCGCGAGGCCCTGGCCGGCTTGCCGGAGCCGACTCTGTTCGCGGCGGACCGGCCGGTGCCGGTCCAGATGTCCGAACAGATATGGGGCGCGCTGGACGAGGCGTCCTTCGAGGCTGTGGTGGCGAGGGCCCGCGAGTTCGGCGTCACGGTCAGCACACTGCTACAGGCGGTGTGGGGAGTGGTCCTCGCGGCGATAACCGGTCGCGACGACGTGGTGTTCGGGTCGGTGGTGTCCGGGCGTTCGGCCGAGCTTTCCGGGATCGAGACCATGGTCGGACTCTTCATCAACACCGTCCCGGTCCGGGTACGGATGGAGCCGCGGCACACCTTCACCGAGCTGGTGCGGCGACTGCAGAGCGAGCAGACGGCGCTGCTGGCTCATCACCACCTCGGGCTCGCCGACATCCAGCAGGCCGTCGGGCTTGGGCAGCTGTTCGACACCCTCTTCGTCTACGAGAACTACCCCAAGCCCGCTGCGACCGATGACGCGGTCGCCGGCGCGGAACCGGATCGGCTGCGTGTGCGGGGTGTGACGGATGCCGACTCCACCCACTATCCCCTGGCACTGACGGCCATCCCGGGCGACGGCCTGCAACTGCGCCTTGAACGCCAGCCGGAGCTGGTCACCGCCGCGCAGGCCGACGCCGTACTGGATCGGTTCACGCAGGTGCTCGAAGCCCTCGTCGCCGCTCCGCGGGTACCGCTGTCCGTGGTGCCGATCCTGACCGATGCCGAGCGGCGACAGCTGCGGGCGTGCAATGACACCGCGGTGGAGGTGCCGGCCCAGACGCTGCCGGAGATGTTCGCCGCGAGGGTCGCCGCCACCCCTGAGGCGACCGCGGCGGTCTTCGAGAACCAGACGCTGACCTACGCCCAGCTCGACGCCCGCGCCAACCAGTTCGCCCACTGGCTCATCGACCAGGGCGTCGGAACCGAGGACCGGGTCGCGATCATGTTGCCCCGCTGCCTGGAACTGGTGGTCGCCGTCCTCGGTGTCACCAAAGCCGGGGCCGCCTGGCTGCCCATCGACGCGAACTACCCCCAGGCGCGCATCGACTACATCCTCGCCGACGCGCGACCGGCGGTCGTGGTGGACGAGTCGGTGGTGGGTGCGGTCAGCGGATACCCCACCGATCCGGTGCGGTCGCGGGCAGTGCCCGAAAATGCGGCTTACCTCATCTACACCTCCGGCTCCACCGGAAAACCCAAGGGCGTTGTGGTCACCCACACCGGTTTGGCCAGTCTGGCCAGCAGCCTGGTCGAGCGGCTGGATCTGACCACCCGGAGCCGGGTCCTGGCCTTGGCGTCGCCGAGTTTCGACGTCTCGGTGCTGGAACTGCTCATGGCCGTCGGTGGCGGTGCGGCACTGGTGGTTCCGCCCGAGGGTGTGGTGGCCGGTGGAGAGCTGGCCGAGGTGCTGGCGAGCCGGGAGATCAGCCATGCGCTGATCCCGCCCCCCGTGCTGGCCACCGTTCCCGCATCACCCGACTGGGTACTGCCGTGCCTGGTACTGGGCGTGGCGGCGTGTCCTCCTGAACTCGTGCACCGGTGGTCGCCCGGGCGCCGGATGATCAACACCTATGGGCCGACCGAGGCCACGATCGCCATGACGATCGGCCGGGACATTCCGGACGGTGATGAGATTCCGCCGATCGGCTATCCGACCGCGAACACCCGGGCGCTCGTCCTGGATGCGTGGATGCGGTTGGTGCCACCGGGTGCGGTGGGCGAGTTGTACATAGCCGGTGTGGGTGTGGCGCGGGGGTATCTGGGCCGAGCGGGGTTGACCGCGGCTCGATTCGTAGCCGATCCGTTCGGCTCGGGTGAGCGGATGTATCGGACCGGGGACCTGGTCTGGTGGAACCCGGAAGGGGAGTTGGTCTTCGTCGGTCGCGTCGACGACCAGGTGAAGGTGCGCGGCTTCCGCATTGAGCCGGGTGAAGTCGAGGCGGCGCTGCTGGCGCAGGAGTCGGTGGGGCAGGCGGTGGCGGTGGTCCGCGCCAGTCATGCCGGCGAACGGCTGGTGGGGTACGTGACCCCTGCCGGGGAGGCCGCGGTGGACGCCGTCGCGGTGCGCGAGGGCGTGGCGGCCCGGTTGCCGGAATACATGGTGCCGGCGGCGGTGGTGGTGCTCGACGCGCTGCCCGTGACAGCGAACGGGAAGGTCGACCGCAAGGCGCTGCCGGAGCCTGACTTCAGCGGACGCGTCTCCGACAGGGAGCCGGTCACCGAGGTCGAACGGATGCTGTGTGATCTGTTCGCCGAGGTGCTCGGGCTGCCGCGGGTCGGTGCGGACGACAGCTTCTTCGAGCTGGGCGGGGATTCGCTTCTCTCGATGCAGCTAGCCGCGCGGGCCCATCGTGACGGCATGGTCTTCGGCCCGCGGGAGGTGTTCGAGCACCGGACGCCGGCGGGCATCGCGACGATCGTGGAGCTGGGCACGGATGACCCTGGTGCGGGCGCGGAGATCCCGTCCAGCGTCGACCTCCTCGACCTGGACCAGGAGGAGATCGACGCATTCGAGGCCGAGTTCGACCACCAGTGAGACCTGCCCTACTCATCTGACGAGACGCTGTGCGCGGCTCTCATCCACGTACGGGTGAGCGGCCGCGCCCGGCGGGCGCTACCACCCCGCTTCGGCGGAGGTCCGATCTCTGCGGGGTGTCGGCCACTGTCCGGCCGTTCGCGCGTTGCCGCCCACCGTCCAGGGCCCCGATCGACGGGCGGCCGGGCCCGGACCATTGCTCATACTGATCAACCGAAGGAATGGATGTGGCCGTGATGCACTCCGCGCTGGTGATCGGCACAGGTCTGATGGGTACGTCGGTGGCGCTGGCGCTGCGGGCGCGCGGCCTGACCGTGTATCTCAGGGACGTCGACTCGGCGGCTGCCCGGACGGCCGCGTCGCTGGGCGCCGGTACGGTGCAGCCGCCCACGGAAACCGTCGACCTGGCGATCGTCGCGGTGCCGCCGCCGCTCGTCGGCAAGGTGCTGGCGGACGCACAGGGGGCGCACCTGGCGCGGCACTACACGGACGTGGCGAGCGTGAAGGCGGAGATGCAGCACGACGTCATCGCGCTCGACTGCGACACCTCGTGCTACGTGGGCGGGCACCCCATGGCGGGTGCGTCGCGCAGCGGTCCGCTGAAGGCTCGGGGCGACCTCTTCGAGGGCCGCACCTGGGCGCTGACGCCGACGGCGGACACCGATACCGAAACGCTCAACACGGCACTGGAGCTGGTGACGCTGTGCGGCGCTGTTCCCGTCCTGATGGAGGCGGCGGCACACGACCGCGCGGTGGCGCTGGTGTCCCACGCGCCCCACGTGGTGGCGAGCCTGGTCGCGATGCGCCTGGAAAGCGCCGAGGAGCGTGAGGTGAGCCTGGCGGGTCCGGGGCTGCGGGACCTGACCCGGATCGCGGAAGCCGACCCCCAACTCTGGCTGGACATACTGGGCGGCAACGCCGCGGTCGTGGCGGACCTCCTGGACGAACTGGGCGCCGACCTGGGCGAGATGGTCGCCGGGCTGCGCGCCATGGCGGCGACGGACGAGGCCAAGCGCAGCAGCGGCATGAAGACGGTCGGGACCATGCTGCGCAGGGGGGTGTCGGGCCGCAGCCGCATCTCCGGTAAGCACGGGCCGCAGCCTGAGCGGTTCGAATCGGTGACCGTGATGATCGGCGACCAGCAGGGCGAACTGGCACGTCTGCTGACGGATGCGGGCCGCGCCGACGTCAACATCGAGGACATCCGCATCGAGCACGCCACCGGCCGGCAGGCAGGCCTGGTCCATGTCAGCGTCGCTCCCGGCATGTCGGCACCGCTGCGGGAAGCCCTGCGGGCCGGCGGCTGGCACGAGCGCTGAACGCCGGCCACGGCCCGATGTGTGGCTCGCCCCGCAGGCGGCCCGTGTTCCGCCGGCGCACGATCCGCTGAGCGGGTCCGCAGGGTCTCGACGCCCTCGGCCTGGTAGCAGCGGTACAAGGCGTTGTACGCCTGCCGAATGCTCCCGAAGCACCGGCGGGACACAGCCACGGTGCCGGTGACCTCTTCGACGTGGCGTATGACGGCCAGGCGTCGCTTGGCGCGCGTGTATGGGACGACTGCGATCAATCGATTGCGTCTGGTGTGACTGGACATGTTGTCTGGGATTGCCCGTCAGGCGGATGATTCTTCCGTGCGGCACGTTCCGCATTCGACGTCGACCTCCTCGACCTGGTGCAGGGCGAGTTTGAGGAATTCACGGTTTAGTTCGACGACCAACGTCAAGCCCATAGCTGATTAAGGGAGACATTGATGGCCCAGTCGCGGATCGAAGACATTTGGCCGCTGTCGCCACTACAGGCTGGGTTGCTCTTCCACGCGGTGTACGACGGAGAAGGGCCCGACGTCTACATAGGCCATTGGATCCTGGAACTGGACGGGCCAGTGGACGCGGCCAGGCTGCGCGCGGCATGGGAGGCGCTGCTGACCCGGCACGCTCCCCTTCGGGCCTGCTTCCGGCAGCGCAAATCGGGTGAGACGGTGCAGATCATCGTCAAGGAGGTGGAACTGCCGTGGCGGGAGGTCGACCTTTCCCACCTCGATGACCCCACCGAGGCCGTGCGGGAGCTGGCCGAGGAGGATCGGACGAAACGATTCGACCTCGCACAGGCGCCGTTGCTGCGGCTGACCTTGATCCGCCTCGACGACCGTACGCACCGACTGGTGATGACCTGCCATCACACGATCATGGACGGCTGGTCGTTGCCGGTCGTGGTCAACGAGCTGTCCAAGCTGTACCCGGCGGGCGGCGACCCGCTGGCCCTCCCCGCGGTGACCTCGTATCGGGACTACCTCGCGTGGCTGAGCAGGCAGGACAGGGAGAGGGCACTGGCGGCATGGGTGGCGCGGCTGCGTGGTGCCGAGGAGCCGACGCTGGTGGCGCCCGCCGACCCGGGGCGAGCCCCCGGCGTGCCGGACAGCGTCGAGGTCGAGCTGTCCGAGACCCTCACGCGCTCGCTGGACGAGCTGTCCCGTTGCCATGGGCTGACGCTGAACACCGTGGTGCAAGGCGCGTGGGCGATGGTCCTGTCACGCCTTGCGGGCCGGACGGACGTGGTGTTCGGGGCGGCGGTGTCGGCGCGCCCGCCGGACCTGCCCGGCGTCGAGGAGATGGCGGGGCTGTTCCTCAACACCGTTCCGGTACGCGTGCAACTCCGCGGCTCGACGCCGGTCATGGAGCTGCTGGCAGAATTGCAGAGGCGGCAGTCGGCGCTCATACCTGACCAGTTCGTGGGGCTGGTGGACATACAGCAGGCGGTCGGCCCCGGCGCGGTCTTCGATACTTTGATCGTCTTCGAAAAGTTCCCCAACAAGCCCGCCGAATCGGACTCCGAGGGAAATTTTGGCATCCGAATACATCAAGGCCGGGTAGCCGCCCACTATCCGCTGACGCTGGTCTGCGTCCCCGGCGCGTCGATGCTCTTCAAACTCGACTATCTGACGGAAATCTTCGACCGGGCCACAGCATTTACCATCGTCGAGCGATTGAAGGAGGTCCTGCGTCAGCTGGCGGATGCGGGCGACCTGACGGTGGCCGAAGTCGATGTGACCAGTGCGGCCGAGCGCGATGTGGTGGTCAACCAGTGGGGTGCGACAGCCGCCATGATGCCGGGCCGACCGGCCCCGGAGCTGTTCGACCGCCAGGTGGAGCGCCGCCGCGACGAGGCAGCGCTCGTCGACGGCGATCGGGCGATGTCGTACGGGGAACTGGCCGAGCACGCGGAGCGTCTCGCCGGCTATCTGCGCAGCAGGGGAGTTCAGCGCGGGGACCGAGTGGCCGTGGTGATGGGCCGGTCACCCGAGCTGATCGCGACGTTGCTCGCGGTGTGGAAGGCAGGAGCGGCGTACGTCCCCGTGGACCCCGCCTATCCGGCGGATCGCTTGAAGTTCATGCTCGCGGATGCGGAGCCGGCGGCAGTGGTGTGCGCGGAAGCGTACCGAGGTGTCGTGCTGGACGGAGGGCTCGACCCGATCGTCCTGGACGAGGTCCGGACGCGGCGAGCGGTCGCGGAGAGCACCCGTCTGTCCGTGGGCGTAGACGCTGACGACCTCGCATACGTGATGTACACGTCGGGGTCGACGGGAACACCGAAGGGCGTCGCCGTGTCGCACGGCAACGTCGCGGCGCTGGCCGGGAACCCGGGATGGGCGATCGGCCCTGATGACGCCGTGCTGATGCACGCCTCGCACGCCTTCGACATATCCCTGTTCGAGCTGTGGGTGCCGCTGCTGTCGGGCGCCAGGGTGGTGCTGGCCGGACCGGGCGCGGTGGACGGCGAGGCTCTGGCCGGATATGTGGCCGACGGTGTCACGGTCGCCCATCTGACCGCGGGGACCTTCCGGGTGGTGGCCGAGGAGCCACCGGAGTCACTCACCGGTCTGCGCGAGGTGCTGACCGGCGGGGACGCCGTGCCGTCCGCGGCGGTGGAGCGGGTGCGGCGCAGCAGTCCTGACGTGCGGGTGCGGCATCTCTACGGCCCGACGGAGGCCACGCTCTGTGCCACGTGGTGGCTGCTCGAACCCGGCGAAGCGACGGGATCAGTGCTGCCGATCGGACGACCGCTTTCGGGCCGGCGAACCTACGTCCTCGACGCGTTCCTGCGACCGGTGCCTCCGGGCGTGGTGGGCGAGCTGTACGTCGCTGGAGCCGGTGTGGCGCAGGGCTACCTCGGTCGCGCGGCCTTGACGGCGGAGCGGTTCGTCGCTGATCCGTTCGCTCCCCGCGACGCCTCCGCGGGGGACGGTGGCCAGGTGACGGGTGAGCGCATGTACCGGAC harbors:
- a CDS encoding prephenate dehydrogenase, which codes for MAVMHSALVIGTGLMGTSVALALRARGLTVYLRDVDSAAARTAASLGAGTVQPPTETVDLAIVAVPPPLVGKVLADAQGAHLARHYTDVASVKAEMQHDVIALDCDTSCYVGGHPMAGASRSGPLKARGDLFEGRTWALTPTADTDTETLNTALELVTLCGAVPVLMEAAAHDRAVALVSHAPHVVASLVAMRLESAEEREVSLAGPGLRDLTRIAEADPQLWLDILGGNAAVVADLLDELGADLGEMVAGLRAMAATDEAKRSSGMKTVGTMLRRGVSGRSRISGKHGPQPERFESVTVMIGDQQGELARLLTDAGRADVNIEDIRIEHATGRQAGLVHVSVAPGMSAPLREALRAGGWHER